CAAACGTGATTACCCCTGCAGTAAAGACCGGATTCCAGACCTTATTAGGAATGCTTTCAAGGACGAGGAATTGATCTTGTTTTTCTGCCAGCAAAGGAATATTTACATAATTTACCAGGTATAAAATTTTTTTCAATCCGTAAAAGTTATCTAAACGAAAAAGTAGATTTATCCGGCAATATTTTTATTTAGTTTAATCAGCGTATTTATTGTGCAGAATTAAAAATCCGGTTAAAATCACAGCAGAAATACCATTAAGATGGGAGATAACAGACAGCTTTTTTTAAATCGTATTGCGCAAACTTCAGGCATTCCCTTACTGCTTGAAATCGAAAAGGCTGAAGGCATTTTTCTATATGATTTTTCGGGAGAAAAATACTTGGATCTGATTTCCGGTATCAGTGTAAGCAATATTGGCCATCGGAATCTTAATGTGATCAAAGCAATTAATTACCAGTTGGAAAAGTACCTGCATGTAATGGTGTATGGTGAATTTGTTTTATCGCCTCAAGTGCAATTTGCTCAAATGCTCACTGATCACCTTCCCATCGACTTGAATTGCGTTTACTTTACAAATTCCGGCACGGAAGCTACCGAAGGAGCATTAAAGCTTGCCAAGCGGCTGACTAATAGGGCAGAAGTAGTTTCCTTTCGCAATTCCTATCATGGCAGCTCACAGGGTGCCTTAAGCGTAATGGGTGATGAATATTGGCGCAATGCCTTTCGTCCGCTGATTCCCGGGAACCGGATACTACATTTCAACAATGAGGACGACCTTCTTTACATAAGTAATGAAACAGCAGCTGTAATTCTTGAGCCGGTACAGGCCGAGGCAGGAGTGATAGTTCCTGAAAATGATTTTCTGAAAAAGGTAAGAAACCGATGTAATGAAACCGGTTCAATAATGATTCTGGACGAATGTCAAACCGCATTTGGCCGAACAGGATCATTATTCTGCTTCGAACAATATGAATTTATTCCTGATATAATATTATTAGCAAAAGCACTTGGCGGCGGAATGCCTTTAGGAGCTTTTATCTCTTCGAAAGAAAAGATGATTGCCTTAACTGACAATCCTGTTTTAGGCCACATCACCACCTTTGGAGGGCATCCTGTTTGCTGTGCCGCGGGAAAAGCCGCTATGGAAGTATTAATAGAAGAAAAATTGATAGATAGTGTTCAGGAAAAAAAAATTCTTTTCCAAAACAATCTGCAGCATCCTGCTATTAAGAGCTTCAGAAGTGCAGGACTTCTGATTAGTTTAGAATTTGAAAATGAAATGATAAACCAGAAGATTGTTCAGGCATGTATTAAAAAAGGGGTATTGACGGATTGGTTTTTATTTGCTCCACAATGCATGCGTATTGCTCCTCCATTGATTATTTCTTTAGAGCAAATAACAGAGATATGTAAAATTATTTTAAGCTCTATTGATGAAGTGCTGAAATAATAATAACAACAATAATCTCATTCTTTTATAACCCGTTCCGGATCTGCAACCTTAAGTTGCAGTTGTTGTGCCGCATTATTAAATGCAGGTACTTGTAAACTATAAATATTCTGGAGACGAGTCATTATTGGAGCTATCCTGCTGTTAAGTTCTGTGAGTACTGCAAATTGCTGTTGCGTAGGTCGGGTATCTGAATTCCGAATAAAATCCTGTAAAGCGTTATAGCGCTCTATAAGCTGCATAGGATAGCGAAGATCATCTTCTCCGGCTTTAATCTTTGAGTTTATCAGCGTGTCCTGTATTTTCTGCAACGAATCAATTAAAGGATCAGCAATTTTTTTGAGCGTTAATATTTTAGTGGTGTCACTGAAGCTATTGACAAAATTATTAACCTGATCCTGCACACCGCGAATCTGTAAAATGGTTTTAATGATTTCATTTTGTTTCTTATTGATCTGCATCATTAAATCCTGCTGCGAATTGAGGTCTTCAACAGAAGATTTTACTTTTGGATTTAACATAACGGAAAAGCTTCTTTGCATCAGCAACGTATCACCTTTCATGAGTTTCACAATGTAATTTCCGGGAATTACTTTCGGGCCTTTAAGTGATTCATTTCCCCAATACTCGTCCTCAATATGCCGGGAATCCGGATACCTCAGATCCCATGCAAAACGATTCATGCCACTGTCAGCCGGAAGAATATCCTTTTTATGTTTTGGGTCTTCATAGAAATCCGGTTTGTTTTTCAATGGTTCTCCGTACTTATCAATTTTATTGGAAAAAGCAATAATACTATCGCCACCTGAAGTATAGAAAGCCAGTTTAATTTCTCCTTTTGGTTTTCGTTTTAAATAATAGTCAATTATTACTCCGTTTGGTGCATTTGTTCCTTCCTGCCGCTGAACGACTTCATCACTTTCCGCCTCAAGTTGCTTTCCGTCCATGCGAATGGCAGGATTGGGCTGGTAAAGCCAATAGGCAGAATGGGATATAGAATCGTTAATCTGGTAGAGCGGGCTTAAATCATCGAGCACCCAGAATGCTCTTCCGTGTGTAGCTATAACCAGGTCTTTTAAATCTTTCTTTACCTGGATATCATGAACAGGAGTTACAGGAAGATTGAGCTGAAGCGACTGCCAGTGATCACCATTATCGAATGAAGTATATACACCCGTTTCAGTTCCTGCATAAAGCAACTTTTTTCTATTGGGGTCTTCCCGCACACATCGCGTATATACATCAGCAGGTAATCCCCTGGTGATCATTTCCCAGGATTTTCCATAGTTGGTAGTTCGATAAATATAAGGATGGGTATCATCAAGGCGATAACGATGCGCTGCAAAGAAACAGGTGCCTGCATCATAATGGGAGGGTTCAATGATGCTTACTGTTGACCATGCAGGTAAAACTTTTGGAGTAACATCTGTCCAGTTCTTGCCATCATCGGTGCTTAAATGTATAAGGCCGTCATCACTTCCAGCCCAAAGTTCACCCTGTTTGGCCGGAGATTCTGCAAAAGCATATACAGTGCAATAAATTTCAGCGCCTGTATTATCGGGTGTAATAGGTCCTCCACTTTGCAATTGCTTTGAGGGATCATTACGGGTAAGATCTGGTGATATAGTTTCCCAGCTCATGCCGCCGTTTACAGACCGATGGATATATTGTGAAGTGCAAAACAGCTCTTTAGGATTCCATGGTGAAAAAGCAATTGGATAAGTCCATGCAAAGCGGTTTTTTAAAAAATCTGCTCCCCAGCCGTCATTAATAAGCGGATAGACTGAAACTACCTGAAATTGCTCGTTATTTTTATCGTGACGGGTCATTATGCCATCGTATTCACCTCCATAAGATACAATGGGGTCAGTCGGGTCAGGCACTATATAGCCTGCTTCGCCACCTGCGGGCACATACCAGTCGCTTGCACCAATAGTTGAACCATATGATCTGGTTGCAATTCGGACAGGCCCCCAATCCTGCTGTCCTCCGTATGCATGGTAAGGGAAATCGTTATCGAGGTTTACGTGGTAAAACTGGCAGGTCGGCAAGTCTTCGCGGGTCCAGGTTTTGCCACCGTTAAATGTCACTGTAGCACTTCCGTCATCAGCAATAATAAAATTATCAGAGTTATCCGGGTTGATCCACACATCGTGGTTATCTCCATGTTCCTGTGTTATTTTTGAAAATGACATTCCTCCATCTATAGATTTCCAGAACTCTACATTACTTATATAAAGCAGGTTTTCATTATTAGGATCACAATATATTTCGGAAAAGTACCATGGTCTTTGAGTAAGGTCATTTTTTGCAGATGCAGTGTCCCATGTTTTTCCGCCATTATCACTTCTATATAACCGGGCATTTTTATTTTCTACCATTGCATATACCCTTTGCGGGTTTGAAGCCGCAACTGCAATGCAAATCTTTCCCAGCAATCCTTTGGGCATGCCCGGGTTCTGTGAAAGAGATGTCCAGGTATCGCCTCCATCAATGCTCTTATACAATCCACCTCCTGTTCCTCCGCTGGTAAGTTTCCAGGGCTTTCGGTTTACCTGCCATAGGGATGCATATATAATGTTAGGATTTGTGGGATCATAATCAATATCAATAGCTCCCGTGCTGTCATTTTTTACAAGCACCTGCTGCCAGGATTTACCTCCATCTTTTGTTCTGTATACTCCGCGCTCTTTATTTACCCCAAACATTTTCCCCATCACCGCCGCAAAAGCGACATCCGGATTATTTGGATGGATGATAATTCTTCCTGTTGCTGACGCATCAAGAGTGAGCACATGTTTCCATGTTTTACCTGCATCGATGGATTTATAAATTCCGTCACCCATTATAGCAGTATTACGAATGGCTGCTTCACCCATTCCAGCATATATTACATTGGGATCACTGGCGGAAACAGCCAATGCTCCTACTGATGCTGAATGAAAATTTGAATCGGAAATAGAGACCCAGGTGTTCCCTGCATCAGTGGTTTTCCATACACCGCCTCCTGTTGCACCAAGATAATAGATAAGCGGATTTCCAACTACTCCGCTGGCAGTCAGCGATCGTCCACCCTGGTAGGGTCCAATATTTCGCCACTTCATTCCGGAATATAGCTGCCTGCTGAATACTTCCGTGGAAGCGGCATTGCTCACTTTTTTGGAGGAAGATTTCTGTGCAAAACCGTATGAAGCGAATAAGAAAGAATGGATCGATACAATAAAGACTAACTGAACTCTCATGAGTATATTTTTGGTGTAAGTATAGAATTATCGGGCAGCAACCTTTTTAACGGCAGGTCTTTTTCCAGTAAAAATATTATTGAACTCTTTACCGATATTGATAAACGTAAGATGGTTGAGAGGAAACTCCAGCAGCACATGGGAAAAGCTGAGAAAAAACAGCCATTTTAATCCCAATTTGTAATCATAAGCATAAATACCAATTGAGGCAAGCCATATTATTATAATTCCTGCAAGACGTGACTTCGAAATATTATGCCACTGGATTACAGATGTTTTGGAAAACCAGTTCAGATAATGATACATGTAGGCAAACCCTATAAATGCCATTACTGCAAAAGCAGAACGACTCTGATAGAGTGCATTGTTAACGAACTGAAAGTATTCCTGGATATTGGCCGGCTGATTAAAATCATGTTTGGTAAAGGGTGTCATTAAATAATAATTCAACATCTGGAAATCATGGTAATTATTTTTGACATTAGAAGAAACGATATAGCCGGTTCTTTCAGGAAATAAATAAAAGAAACTCATCGTGCATAAAATAAATACTGCAAGAGAACTGATTCCGGAAATGCTTCTTCCCCGAAGGGCACCCACAAGTATAAAGAGACCGGTGAATATAAAAACATGAATTATGGTGGGAAGAAAAACACTGAATACAGAGCTTAATGCATCACTTTTAACAACCAATCCTGAAAGAGGAAATAATAAAAAGATAAGCAAGAGCCGGGTATAAATATTCTTAACCAGAACAAAGATGAGCGCTGTGCTGAAGGCGAAAAAAGTAATAGCGGTTGCCATTCCCGGTGTTATGCGGGGAATCAACTGAAGGGAAGCTAACGTAATAAGTACCCCGGCAGCAAGCAGTAATATAAAGTCGTATTTACCTTTTGTAAAATAGTGACGGTCATGAAGCCATGAAATTTCCGTTAGATAATGCAATGGGCCAAGCACTGCATATACCACAAGAAAAGTTTCAAAGGGAAATATAAAGGCCGTTATTGCCGAAATGATCATCAGGCCAATATTCAGGTAATTCACCTGGTCCGCCGATAGCTTTAAGTTAAACATCATGTAATAGCAGGTGACGAAATTAATTCATTCCGAAGGAAGAATTTACGATTATTTAAGAGGTGTATCTTAACAAGGAAATAGAGATGGATTCATTTCCAATTTTGAAGTTAAGTTAAATATGCTCCACATCTTTTACAGCACTGCTGATTTTAATTAGTGCACTTCCGAAAAACATTAAATCAACACCAATACCAAACCCAATAACATATAAGCCAGAGAAAGGCCATTTTATAAAAACAAGGATTCCCAGCGATAAGGACAAGATACCACTAAACAGGATCCATGATTTTCCTGCAAACTCATTTGTTGTTGCCACAATGATGCGGTAAATACCGCCTAATATTAGAAACGCTGCAAGAACTATTGTCATGGAAAAAGCCGTAGCCGTGAAATTGGTTGCGATTAAACCACCGGCAATAATGGAAAGAATGCCGAAGATCAATTCAAAGTTTAATCCGCTTTTAGTTTCCGCCGGACGGAAGCCATATATACCCTGCACAATACCGGCTATTATCAAAATCATTCCAAAGAAAAGCACGCTTACCAATGTGGCAACCATGGCGAAAGAGAGTGCAATAATGCCTAATATAATCAGGAAAATTCCCAGTAGCATTATCCATCTTCGGTTTTCTTCTAATTCATCAATAAAATAAGCTTTCATGAGAGGTGTTTGGTATCAAAGTTAAAAGAAGGAAAAGTATGTACAAGGTGTTTAATCTTTATTTTTAACGTAATCATTGCTTTAGTTAAGGTCAAGTACCGTTTATTTAGTTCATTTTTTTTATCCATTCAGTATTTTTATCGACTATAAAAATTTTGTTTTCGTTATAATATGGAAAAAAAGGAAACATTAAGCATTATAATACCCGCTTATAACGAAGGCAAAACCATCCATCTTATTCTAAATAAAATAAAAACAGTAGCGTTAAAAGCAAATATTAACAAAGAGGTAATTATAGTTAACGATTGCTCTCTGGATAACACCGAGGAAGTAATTCTTACTTACATTAATACCAATCCCCAGCTAAAAATTCAATATTATAAACATAATAAAAATGCAGGTAAAGGTGCTGCATTACATACAGGTATTAATAAAGCCTCCGGTGAATATATTATTATACAGGATGCTGATCTCGAATATGACCCGAATGAATACAATATTTTGCTGGAACCCATATTGAATGGATTTGCTGACGTAGTATTTGGTTCGCGGTTTATGGGAGGTAAGCCCCACCGGCTATTATTTTTCTGGCATTCTATTGGGAATAAAATGCTTACCTCATTGTGCAATATGTTTTCAAACCTCAACATGACGGATATGGAAACCTGTTATAAACTATTTAAAACAGAGATTCTTCATTCCATTGTTCTTAAAGAGAAACGTTTTGGATTCGAGCCTGAGGTAACATTAAAGATTTCGCGTGTACCTGATGTGCGTATTTATGAAGTCGGAATTTCTTACTATGGACGTACCTATTCAGAGGGAAAAAAAATAGGATGGAAGGATGGACTTTGGGCTATCTTTTGCATTTTTAAATATGGCTTAATGTCTTCATAAGCAAATTGGTTGTATCATTTTTGTTTTTTAAAATTTCAATATTCTCATCCAGCAGTCAGGTATCTTGAATTTTCCCAGCAATTCTTTCGGCCTTCTTTTTATTGTTACTACAATAGTTTATGTAATTGGATTATTTGTTGAAGTAATGGATGTAGATGCAGCTCAATATGCATC
The Chitinophagales bacterium DNA segment above includes these coding regions:
- a CDS encoding aspartate aminotransferase family protein, giving the protein MGDNRQLFLNRIAQTSGIPLLLEIEKAEGIFLYDFSGEKYLDLISGISVSNIGHRNLNVIKAINYQLEKYLHVMVYGEFVLSPQVQFAQMLTDHLPIDLNCVYFTNSGTEATEGALKLAKRLTNRAEVVSFRNSYHGSSQGALSVMGDEYWRNAFRPLIPGNRILHFNNEDDLLYISNETAAVILEPVQAEAGVIVPENDFLKKVRNRCNETGSIMILDECQTAFGRTGSLFCFEQYEFIPDIILLAKALGGGMPLGAFISSKEKMIALTDNPVLGHITTFGGHPVCCAAGKAAMEVLIEEKLIDSVQEKKILFQNNLQHPAIKSFRSAGLLISLEFENEMINQKIVQACIKKGVLTDWFLFAPQCMRIAPPLIISLEQITEICKIILSSIDEVLK
- a CDS encoding glycosyltransferase family 2 protein; the protein is MEKKETLSIIIPAYNEGKTIHLILNKIKTVALKANINKEVIIVNDCSLDNTEEVILTYINTNPQLKIQYYKHNKNAGKGAALHTGINKASGEYIIIQDADLEYDPNEYNILLEPILNGFADVVFGSRFMGGKPHRLLFFWHSIGNKMLTSLCNMFSNLNMTDMETCYKLFKTEILHSIVLKEKRFGFEPEVTLKISRVPDVRIYEVGISYYGRTYSEGKKIGWKDGLWAIFCIFKYGLMSS
- a CDS encoding DUF308 domain-containing protein; amino-acid sequence: MKAYFIDELEENRRWIMLLGIFLIILGIIALSFAMVATLVSVLFFGMILIIAGIVQGIYGFRPAETKSGLNFELIFGILSIIAGGLIATNFTATAFSMTIVLAAFLILGGIYRIIVATTNEFAGKSWILFSGILSLSLGILVFIKWPFSGLYVIGFGIGVDLMFFGSALIKISSAVKDVEHI
- a CDS encoding glycosyl hydrolase; translated protein: MRVQLVFIVSIHSFLFASYGFAQKSSSKKVSNAASTEVFSRQLYSGMKWRNIGPYQGGRSLTASGVVGNPLIYYLGATGGGVWKTTDAGNTWVSISDSNFHSASVGALAVSASDPNVIYAGMGEAAIRNTAIMGDGIYKSIDAGKTWKHVLTLDASATGRIIIHPNNPDVAFAAVMGKMFGVNKERGVYRTKDGGKSWQQVLVKNDSTGAIDIDYDPTNPNIIYASLWQVNRKPWKLTSGGTGGGLYKSIDGGDTWTSLSQNPGMPKGLLGKICIAVAASNPQRVYAMVENKNARLYRSDNGGKTWDTASAKNDLTQRPWYFSEIYCDPNNENLLYISNVEFWKSIDGGMSFSKITQEHGDNHDVWINPDNSDNFIIADDGSATVTFNGGKTWTREDLPTCQFYHVNLDNDFPYHAYGGQQDWGPVRIATRSYGSTIGASDWYVPAGGEAGYIVPDPTDPIVSYGGEYDGIMTRHDKNNEQFQVVSVYPLINDGWGADFLKNRFAWTYPIAFSPWNPKELFCTSQYIHRSVNGGMSWETISPDLTRNDPSKQLQSGGPITPDNTGAEIYCTVYAFAESPAKQGELWAGSDDGLIHLSTDDGKNWTDVTPKVLPAWSTVSIIEPSHYDAGTCFFAAHRYRLDDTHPYIYRTTNYGKSWEMITRGLPADVYTRCVREDPNRKKLLYAGTETGVYTSFDNGDHWQSLQLNLPVTPVHDIQVKKDLKDLVIATHGRAFWVLDDLSPLYQINDSISHSAYWLYQPNPAIRMDGKQLEAESDEVVQRQEGTNAPNGVIIDYYLKRKPKGEIKLAFYTSGGDSIIAFSNKIDKYGEPLKNKPDFYEDPKHKKDILPADSGMNRFAWDLRYPDSRHIEDEYWGNESLKGPKVIPGNYIVKLMKGDTLLMQRSFSVMLNPKVKSSVEDLNSQQDLMMQINKKQNEIIKTILQIRGVQDQVNNFVNSFSDTTKILTLKKIADPLIDSLQKIQDTLINSKIKAGEDDLRYPMQLIERYNALQDFIRNSDTRPTQQQFAVLTELNSRIAPIMTRLQNIYSLQVPAFNNAAQQLQLKVADPERVIKE